The genome window ATATAGGTTCGGGCGATCTGCAGACCGTCTGCGCACTCCACCGCGGAGACCGCAGCGATCGTCTCTCCCAAATCCAGAATAAAATATCCGAATTGGATATCCCGCAAAAAGAAATCGTCCGATCGTTGGAGGAATTGCAGATTTTATCGAAAGCCAAAGAACATCGCATCATTGGATGGCTGGAACTCATCGCCGATTATTTATCGGAAAGAACCACCGGTTCGCTTTGCGAAAAGAACGGCAGAATAAATCCCCCGAACGAAAACCGGGATTGTCCGCCGATCGAACATAAGATACGCCATGAAATCGGACGTTCGCTGTCTCTGCCTTCCTGGCGGTCGCAGCGTTGTTCCGGCGTTACCGGTTTGTTGGCCGAACAAGTGATCGCTTTCGTCTATCAAAACATCCACTTGCCATTATCGACGCAGATCGTTGCGCAAGCGTTAGGCTTCGATCCCACGTATTTCGCCAAGGCGTTCAAACAATACGCCCGCGAATCCTTAACAACCAACATCAAGCGCATAAGGCTGTCCCATGCCCAGAAATGGCTGAAAGATCCCTACCTCTCCATCCAGGAAGTCGCGAATCGCACCGGCTTCGCCGACGCCTCGTATTTCACTCGCGTTTTCCGCAACGCTTTCGGCGTTACGCCCACGCAATACCGCGAACTCTCCAACCGGTCTATCTGATCGTTCCATTCCAAAAAAGTCCGTTTTTTCCAGAAAGTACCAGATTTCTCCAATTTTTCGGATTGAAGGGCCTATCTATCTCTGCTTGAGTATTACAAGAGAAATTCAACGCGACATGCGCATTCGATCGCACGGGCAGGAGAAAACACGATGAGTTACGAATCTTTAGTCGAATTTCTAAAAGATGAAGCGC of Candidatus Omnitrophota bacterium contains these proteins:
- a CDS encoding helix-turn-helix domain-containing protein; the protein is MIIRNHSIIVPQQRLEEDSQFPILDLEAIVNPTLTLCKIRDMFRQTTSLDLFLFFQNQPMGKWREEPFSQSIRLPRYCQLIRSHPIGLARCLYSHQIMTKKAVESHRPVCQRCHAGLATIHFPVSIVDIGSGDLQTVCALHRGDRSDRLSQIQNKISELDIPQKEIVRSLEELQILSKAKEHRIIGWLELIADYLSERTTGSLCEKNGRINPPNENRDCPPIEHKIRHEIGRSLSLPSWRSQRCSGVTGLLAEQVIAFVYQNIHLPLSTQIVAQALGFDPTYFAKAFKQYARESLTTNIKRIRLSHAQKWLKDPYLSIQEVANRTGFADASYFTRVFRNAFGVTPTQYRELSNRSI